In Streptomyces alboniger, the following are encoded in one genomic region:
- a CDS encoding GNAT family N-acetyltransferase, which produces MTGVTIRVARDPEDLAACFAVRKDVFVAEQQVPEELEYDAYDAGAVHVLAVREDGVPLGTGRLLTGAAAAAKNGGDAGVGALGRLAVTGAARGAGVGAALVRAIEDAARARGLTAVDLHAQTHALGFYERLGYEAYGPEFPDAGIPHQAMRKALH; this is translated from the coding sequence GTGACCGGTGTGACGATCCGGGTCGCGCGGGACCCGGAGGACCTCGCGGCCTGTTTCGCGGTCCGCAAGGACGTCTTCGTGGCCGAGCAGCAGGTGCCCGAAGAGCTTGAGTACGACGCGTACGACGCCGGGGCGGTGCACGTCCTGGCCGTGCGCGAGGACGGCGTGCCGCTGGGCACGGGCCGGCTCCTGACCGGCGCCGCGGCGGCCGCCAAGAACGGCGGGGACGCCGGCGTGGGCGCGCTCGGCCGGCTCGCGGTGACGGGGGCGGCCCGCGGCGCGGGCGTCGGGGCGGCCCTGGTCCGGGCCATAGAGGACGCGGCACGCGCGCGTGGCCTGACGGCCGTCGACCTGCACGCCCAGACGCACGCCCTGGGCTTCTACGAACGCCTGGGGTACGAGGCGTACGGCCCGGAGTTCCCGGACGCCGGGATTCCGCATCAGGCGATGCGCAAGGCGCTGCACTGA
- a CDS encoding RluA family pseudouridine synthase has protein sequence MSTIPEIRTLPVPDGLEGERVDAAISRMFGFSRTKAAELAAAGKVSVDGSVVGKSERVHGGAWLEVEMPQAPAPVQIVAEPVEGMEIVHDDDDIVVIVKPVGVAAHPSPGWTGTTVIGGLAAAGYRISTSGAAERQGIVHRLDVGTSGLMVVAKSERAYTSLKRQFKERTVDKRYNALVQGHPDPMSGTIDAPIGRHPNHDYKWAVTAEGKPSVTHYDLIEAFRAASLLDIKLETGRTHQIRVHMAAHRHPCVGDLTYGADPTLGKRLGLTRQWLHAVRLGFEHPGDGQWVEFESQYPEDLQQALDRVRAESA, from the coding sequence GTGAGCACGATTCCCGAGATCCGTACCCTGCCCGTGCCGGACGGCCTGGAGGGCGAGCGCGTCGACGCCGCCATCTCTCGCATGTTCGGTTTCTCCCGCACGAAGGCCGCCGAGCTCGCCGCGGCGGGGAAGGTCTCGGTCGACGGCTCGGTGGTCGGCAAATCCGAGCGGGTGCACGGCGGCGCCTGGCTGGAAGTGGAGATGCCGCAGGCGCCCGCTCCGGTGCAGATCGTGGCCGAGCCCGTCGAGGGCATGGAGATCGTGCATGACGACGACGACATCGTCGTGATCGTCAAGCCGGTCGGCGTCGCCGCGCACCCGAGCCCGGGCTGGACCGGGACGACCGTGATCGGCGGCCTCGCCGCCGCCGGTTACCGCATCTCGACCTCCGGTGCCGCCGAGCGCCAGGGCATCGTGCACCGCCTGGACGTCGGCACCTCCGGCCTGATGGTGGTCGCCAAGTCCGAGCGTGCGTACACCTCGCTGAAGCGCCAGTTCAAGGAGCGCACGGTCGACAAGCGCTACAACGCGCTGGTGCAGGGCCACCCCGACCCGATGAGCGGCACGATCGACGCCCCCATCGGCCGCCACCCGAACCACGACTACAAGTGGGCGGTCACGGCCGAGGGCAAGCCCTCCGTCACGCACTACGACCTCATCGAGGCCTTCCGGGCCGCCTCCCTGCTCGACATCAAGCTGGAGACGGGGCGCACCCACCAGATCCGCGTCCACATGGCGGCCCACCGGCACCCCTGCGTGGGCGACCTGACGTACGGCGCGGACCCGACGCTCGGCAAGCGCCTCGGCCTGACGCGCCAGTGGCTGCACGCGGTCCGGCTCGGCTTCGAGCACCCGGGCGACGGACAGTGGGTGGAGTTCGAGAGCCAGTACCCCGAGGACCTCCAGCAGGCGCTCGACCGGGTGCGGGCGGAGAGCGCGTGA
- the lspA gene encoding signal peptidase II: MAEAERIIGTPENPEAVGGEPERPGDVVGEDEQRPKGRRKIAVLFAVAAVAYAFDLVSKMIVVAKLEHHDAIEVFGEWLRFNAIRNAGAAFGFGEAFTIIFTCIAAAVIVVIARLARKLYSLPWAIALGLLLGGALGNLTDRIFRAPGVFEGAVVDFIAPKGFAVFNLADSAIVCGGILIVLLSFKGLDPDGTVHKD, encoded by the coding sequence GTGGCAGAGGCGGAGCGCATCATCGGTACGCCGGAGAACCCTGAGGCGGTCGGGGGCGAGCCGGAGCGGCCCGGCGACGTCGTGGGCGAGGACGAGCAGCGGCCCAAGGGCAGGCGCAAGATCGCCGTGCTGTTCGCCGTGGCCGCCGTCGCGTACGCCTTCGACCTGGTCAGCAAGATGATCGTGGTCGCGAAGCTGGAGCATCACGACGCGATCGAGGTCTTCGGCGAGTGGCTCCGCTTCAACGCGATCCGCAACGCGGGCGCCGCGTTCGGGTTCGGCGAGGCCTTCACGATCATCTTCACGTGCATCGCCGCGGCGGTCATCGTGGTGATCGCCCGGCTCGCCCGCAAGCTCTACAGCCTGCCGTGGGCGATCGCGCTCGGCCTGCTCCTCGGCGGCGCGCTCGGCAATCTCACCGACCGGATCTTCCGCGCGCCCGGCGTCTTCGAGGGCGCGGTGGTCGACTTCATCGCTCCCAAGGGCTTCGCGGTCTTCAACCTCGCGGACTCGGCGATCGTCTGCGGCGGCATCCTGATCGTGCTGCTGTCCTTCAAGGGGCTCGACCCGGACGGCACGGTCCACAAGGACTGA
- a CDS encoding TraR/DksA family transcriptional regulator: MVAKKTAVQQSASGRSTGAGAASEAEGKAAGEKTAVKKTVAKKAAAKKAAVKKAVAKKVAAKKAVAKKAVMGEPVRAGAAASPEGSEAPVGEVPAKKAPAKKAAAKKAVAKKAVAKKATAAEQAPAKKTASKKAAPHKAASKEKAAHEAEHEGAPQAGPESAAKERAAKESDAEEGAARENAVGESTAPEKSTAKKSTAKKSAASKRAAKKADAESAAGQGTQGTQGTDNETVATAAEDAAEAAETTGATTVVAKKTPGTATAAAQPTAVPKARAAAAEPGELAVRPGEDPWTPAEVEEARTELQSEALRLGSEISSSEEALAGLMRDSGDGAGDDDADTGTKNITREHEMALAANAREMLLQTERALERLDAGTYGLCENCGNPIGKARMQAFPRATLCVECKQKQERRS; this comes from the coding sequence ATGGTGGCGAAGAAGACCGCCGTACAGCAGTCGGCGTCCGGCAGATCCACCGGCGCGGGGGCGGCGTCCGAAGCAGAGGGGAAGGCGGCGGGGGAGAAGACCGCGGTGAAGAAGACGGTGGCGAAGAAGGCCGCCGCCAAGAAGGCTGCGGTGAAGAAGGCGGTCGCGAAGAAGGTCGCCGCGAAGAAGGCGGTGGCGAAGAAGGCCGTGATGGGGGAGCCGGTGCGGGCGGGGGCGGCCGCGTCACCGGAGGGCTCCGAGGCTCCGGTGGGGGAGGTTCCCGCGAAGAAGGCCCCGGCGAAGAAGGCCGCGGCGAAAAAGGCCGTCGCGAAGAAGGCCGTTGCCAAGAAGGCGACCGCGGCTGAGCAGGCGCCGGCGAAGAAGACCGCGTCCAAGAAGGCGGCGCCCCACAAGGCCGCGTCGAAGGAGAAGGCCGCTCACGAGGCGGAGCACGAGGGGGCGCCCCAGGCGGGCCCTGAGAGCGCTGCCAAGGAGAGGGCCGCCAAGGAAAGCGACGCCGAGGAGGGCGCCGCAAGGGAGAACGCGGTCGGGGAGAGCACGGCCCCCGAGAAGAGCACCGCAAAGAAGAGCACCGCAAAGAAGAGTGCCGCCTCGAAGCGCGCCGCCAAGAAGGCGGACGCGGAGAGCGCGGCAGGGCAGGGCACGCAGGGCACGCAGGGTACGGACAACGAGACGGTCGCGACCGCGGCCGAAGATGCGGCTGAGGCCGCGGAGACGACGGGAGCCACGACAGTGGTTGCGAAGAAGACTCCGGGCACGGCGACCGCAGCGGCGCAGCCGACGGCGGTGCCCAAGGCGCGTGCCGCCGCGGCGGAACCCGGTGAGCTGGCGGTCCGGCCGGGTGAGGACCCCTGGACTCCGGCAGAGGTCGAGGAGGCCCGTACGGAGCTACAGAGCGAGGCGCTGCGCCTCGGCAGCGAGATCTCGTCCTCCGAGGAGGCCCTGGCGGGGCTGATGCGGGACTCCGGTGACGGGGCGGGCGACGACGACGCGGACACCGGTACGAAGAACATCACGCGCGAGCACGAGATGGCGCTGGCCGCCAACGCGCGCGAGATGCTCCTCCAGACCGAGCGCGCCCTGGAACGCCTCGACGCGGGGACGTACGGCCTCTGTGAGAACTGCGGGAATCCGATCGGCAAGGCGCGGATGCAGGCCTTCCCGCGCGCGACCCTGTGCGTGGAGTGCAAGCAGAAGCAGGAACGACGCTCCTGA
- the ileS gene encoding isoleucine--tRNA ligase, translating into MNTPPQYRQVPAQVDLPALEHAVLDFWREQKIFAKSLDQSEGRPEWVFYEGPPTANGMPGAHHIEARVFKDVFPRFRTMRGYHVARKAGWDCHGLPVELAVEKELGFNGKKDIEAFGISEFNAKCRESVTRHTDAFAELTTRMGYWVDLDDAYRTMDPEYVDSVWWSLKEIFNKDLLVQDHRVAPWCPRCGTGLSDHELAQGYETVVDPSVYVRFPLTSGPLAGEAALLVWTTTPWTLVSNTAVAAHPDVTYVVATNGTEKLVVAQPLVEKALGEEWTVTGETFTGAEMERWTYQRPFDLVEFPAPAHYVVNAEYVTTEDGTGLVHQSPAFGEDDLKVCRAYGLPVVNPVRPDGTFEEDLPLVGGVFFKKADESLTKDLEDRGLLFKHIAYEHSYPHCWRCHTALLYYAQPSWYIRTTALKDRLLQENEKTNWFPDSVKHGRFGDWLNNNVDWALSRNRYWGTPLPIWRCEEDHLTCVGSRAELSDLTGTDQSDLDPHRPFIDEITFTCPQEGCAATATRVPEVIDAWYDSGSMPFAQWGYPYKNKELFESRYPAQFISEAIDQTRGWFYTLMAVGTLVFDKSSYENVVCLGHILAEDGRKMSKHLGNILQPIPLMDQHGADAVRWFMAAGGSPWAARRVGHGTIQEVVRKTLLTYWNTVAFQALYARTSKWAPSDADPAPADRPLLDRWLLSELHALTDQVTQALEGYDTQRAGKLLSVFVDNLSNWYVRRSRRRFWQGDKAALRTLHEVVETVTRLMAPLTPFITERVWQDLIAPVTPDAPESVHLSSWPEADLSMIDPELSRQMVLVRRLVELGRATRAESGVKTRQPLSRALIAATGFESLNPELHTQITEELNVSSLASLSEVGGSLVDTTAKANFRALGKRFGKGVQAVAKAVADADAAALSLALREGTASVEVDGETVTLAPDEVIITETPREGWSVASDSGATVALDLEITEELRRAGLARDAIRLIQEARKNSGLDVADRIALCWTSTDPEVTTALSEHAGLISDEVLATAYTEGDADDTFGQPFTDDSLKLTFRLRKA; encoded by the coding sequence TTGAATACGCCGCCGCAGTACCGCCAGGTGCCCGCCCAGGTCGACCTGCCCGCCCTTGAGCACGCCGTGCTCGACTTCTGGCGCGAGCAGAAGATCTTCGCCAAGAGCCTCGACCAGTCCGAGGGCCGCCCCGAATGGGTGTTCTACGAGGGCCCGCCCACCGCCAACGGCATGCCGGGCGCCCACCACATCGAGGCCCGCGTCTTCAAGGACGTCTTCCCGCGCTTCCGCACCATGCGGGGCTACCACGTGGCCCGCAAGGCCGGCTGGGACTGCCACGGCCTCCCCGTGGAGCTGGCGGTCGAGAAGGAGCTGGGGTTCAACGGCAAGAAGGACATCGAGGCGTTCGGCATCTCCGAGTTCAACGCCAAGTGCCGCGAGTCCGTCACCCGCCACACCGACGCCTTCGCCGAGCTGACGACCCGCATGGGCTACTGGGTCGACCTCGACGACGCGTACCGCACGATGGACCCCGAGTACGTCGACTCCGTCTGGTGGTCCCTCAAGGAGATCTTCAACAAGGACCTCCTCGTCCAGGACCACCGCGTCGCCCCCTGGTGTCCCCGCTGCGGCACGGGCCTCTCGGACCACGAGCTGGCGCAGGGCTACGAGACGGTCGTCGACCCGTCCGTCTACGTCCGCTTCCCGCTCACCTCCGGCCCCCTCGCGGGCGAGGCCGCCCTCCTGGTCTGGACGACGACGCCCTGGACCCTCGTCTCCAACACCGCCGTCGCCGCGCACCCCGACGTCACCTACGTCGTCGCGACGAACGGCACGGAGAAGCTGGTCGTGGCCCAGCCGCTCGTCGAGAAGGCCCTCGGCGAGGAGTGGACGGTGACCGGTGAGACCTTCACCGGCGCCGAGATGGAGCGCTGGACCTACCAACGCCCCTTCGACCTCGTCGAGTTCCCGGCACCCGCGCACTACGTCGTGAACGCCGAGTACGTGACGACGGAGGACGGCACCGGTCTCGTCCACCAGTCCCCCGCCTTCGGTGAGGACGACCTCAAGGTCTGCCGCGCCTACGGCCTCCCGGTCGTGAACCCGGTCCGCCCCGACGGCACCTTCGAAGAGGACCTTCCGCTCGTGGGCGGTGTCTTCTTCAAGAAGGCCGACGAAAGCCTCACCAAGGACCTCGAAGACCGCGGCCTGCTCTTCAAGCACATCGCGTACGAGCACAGCTACCCGCACTGCTGGCGCTGCCACACGGCACTGCTCTACTACGCGCAGCCGTCCTGGTACATCCGCACCACGGCCCTCAAGGACCGTCTCCTCCAGGAGAACGAGAAGACCAACTGGTTCCCGGACTCGGTCAAGCACGGCCGCTTCGGCGACTGGCTGAACAACAACGTCGACTGGGCGCTCTCCCGCAACCGCTACTGGGGCACCCCGCTGCCCATCTGGCGCTGTGAGGAGGACCACCTCACCTGCGTCGGCTCACGCGCGGAGCTGTCCGACCTGACCGGCACCGACCAGTCGGACCTGGACCCGCACCGCCCCTTCATCGACGAGATCACCTTCACGTGCCCCCAGGAGGGCTGCGCCGCCACGGCCACGCGCGTGCCCGAGGTCATCGACGCCTGGTACGACTCGGGCTCGATGCCGTTCGCGCAGTGGGGCTACCCGTACAAGAACAAGGAACTCTTCGAGAGCCGCTACCCCGCGCAGTTCATCTCGGAGGCCATCGACCAGACCCGCGGCTGGTTCTACACGCTCATGGCCGTGGGCACCCTGGTCTTCGACAAGTCGTCCTACGAGAACGTGGTCTGCCTCGGCCACATCCTCGCCGAGGACGGCCGCAAGATGTCCAAGCACCTGGGCAACATCCTCCAGCCCATCCCGCTCATGGACCAGCACGGCGCCGACGCGGTGCGCTGGTTCATGGCCGCCGGCGGCTCCCCGTGGGCGGCGCGCCGCGTGGGCCACGGCACCATCCAGGAAGTCGTCCGCAAGACCCTCCTCACGTACTGGAACACGGTCGCCTTCCAGGCCCTGTACGCCCGTACGTCGAAGTGGGCCCCCAGCGACGCCGACCCGGCGCCCGCGGACCGCCCGCTCCTGGACCGCTGGCTGCTCAGCGAGCTGCACGCACTGACCGACCAGGTCACGCAGGCCCTGGAGGGCTACGACACCCAGCGCGCCGGCAAACTCCTGTCCGTCTTCGTCGACAACCTCTCCAACTGGTACGTACGCCGCTCGCGCCGCCGCTTCTGGCAGGGCGACAAGGCGGCCCTGCGCACCCTGCACGAGGTCGTCGAGACGGTCACGCGCCTGATGGCCCCGCTGACGCCGTTCATCACCGAGCGCGTCTGGCAGGACCTAATCGCCCCGGTCACCCCGGACGCCCCGGAGTCGGTCCACCTCTCCTCCTGGCCCGAAGCCGATCTGTCGATGATCGACCCGGAGCTGTCCCGGCAGATGGTCCTCGTACGTCGCCTGGTGGAGCTGGGCCGTGCCACGCGCGCGGAGTCGGGCGTCAAGACGCGTCAGCCGCTGTCCCGCGCGCTCATCGCGGCGACCGGCTTCGAGTCGCTCAACCCCGAGCTGCACACCCAGATCACCGAGGAGCTGAACGTCTCCTCGCTGGCGTCGCTCTCCGAGGTCGGCGGCTCGCTGGTCGACACCACCGCCAAGGCGAACTTCCGCGCCCTCGGCAAGCGCTTCGGCAAGGGTGTCCAGGCGGTCGCCAAGGCCGTCGCCGACGCCGACGCGGCCGCGCTGTCCCTGGCCCTGCGCGAGGGGACGGCCTCCGTCGAGGTCGACGGCGAGACGGTGACACTCGCCCCGGACGAGGTCATCATCACGGAGACCCCGCGCGAGGGCTGGTCGGTGGCGTCCGACTCCGGTGCCACGGTCGCCCTTGACCTGGAGATCACGGAGGAGCTGCGCCGGGCGGGCCTGGCCCGTGACGCGATCCGCCTGATCCAGGAAGCCCGCAAGAACAGCGGCCTGGACGTCGCGGACCGGATCGCCCTGTGCTGGACCTCCACGGACCCAGAGGTGACCACGGCCCTCTCCGAGCACGCCGGGCTCATCTCCGACGAGGTCCTCGCCACCGCCTACACGGAGGGTGACGCGGACGACACCTTCGGGCAGCCGTTCACCGACGACTCCCTGAAGCTGACGTTCCGCCTCCGCAAGGCGTAA
- a CDS encoding DivIVA domain-containing protein: protein MPLTPEDVRNKQFTTVRLREGYDEDEVDAFLDEVEAELTRLLRENEDLRAKLAAATRAAAQNQQQGGMRKGPDGPQDQRGPGAPVPAAISGPQPVPPQQQMGGPMGGPPQLPGGAPQLPAGPSGHGQGHGQQGGPQGPGPMGQGPMGGPMGGPMGGHGPQMPQPGQGPGGDSAARVLSLAQQTADQAIAEARSEANKIVGEARSRAEGLERDARAKADALERDAQEKHRVAMGSLESARATLERKVEDLRGFEREYRTRLKSYLESQLRQLETQADDSLAPPRTPATASLPPSPAPSMAPAGAGAPSYGGNQSMGGGNQPGSGPSYGGQQQMSPAMTQPMAPVRPQGQQPMQQAPSPMRGFLIDEDDN from the coding sequence ATGCCGTTGACCCCCGAGGACGTGCGGAACAAGCAGTTCACGACCGTCCGCCTCCGAGAAGGCTATGACGAGGACGAGGTCGATGCCTTCCTCGATGAGGTCGAAGCCGAACTGACCCGCCTGCTCCGCGAGAACGAGGACCTGCGCGCCAAGCTGGCCGCCGCCACCCGCGCCGCTGCTCAGAACCAGCAGCAGGGCGGTATGCGCAAGGGTCCCGACGGCCCGCAGGACCAGCGCGGTCCCGGCGCCCCCGTGCCCGCCGCTATATCGGGTCCGCAGCCGGTCCCGCCGCAGCAGCAGATGGGTGGCCCGATGGGTGGCCCGCCGCAGCTGCCCGGTGGCGCTCCGCAGCTGCCCGCAGGTCCCAGCGGCCACGGTCAGGGACATGGCCAGCAGGGCGGTCCGCAGGGTCCCGGCCCGATGGGTCAGGGTCCCATGGGCGGCCCCATGGGCGGTCCCATGGGTGGCCACGGTCCGCAGATGCCGCAGCCCGGTCAGGGCCCCGGTGGCGACAGCGCCGCTCGCGTGCTGTCCCTCGCGCAGCAGACCGCCGACCAGGCGATCGCGGAGGCCCGTTCCGAGGCCAACAAGATCGTCGGCGAGGCCCGTTCGCGCGCCGAGGGTCTCGAGCGTGACGCCCGTGCCAAGGCCGACGCCCTGGAGCGGGACGCGCAGGAGAAGCACCGCGTCGCGATGGGCTCCCTGGAGTCCGCCCGCGCCACGCTGGAGCGCAAGGTCGAGGACCTGCGCGGCTTCGAGCGCGAGTACCGCACGCGTCTGAAGTCCTACCTGGAGTCGCAGCTGCGCCAGCTGGAGACCCAGGCCGACGACTCGCTGGCCCCGCCGCGCACTCCGGCCACCGCCTCGCTGCCGCCGTCCCCGGCGCCGTCGATGGCCCCGGCCGGCGCCGGTGCCCCGTCCTACGGCGGCAACCAGTCGATGGGTGGCGGAAACCAGCCGGGCAGCGGCCCGTCCTACGGCGGCCAGCAGCAGATGTCCCCGGCGATGACCCAGCCGATGGCGCCGGTGCGGCCGCAGGGCCAGCAGCCGATGCAGCAGGCTCCGTCGCCGATGCGTGGCTTCCTCATCGACGAGGACGACAACTGA
- a CDS encoding YggT family protein, whose protein sequence is MSVVLQVLYIALMCFLIVLIFRLVMDYVFQFARSWQPGKAMVVVLEATYTVTDPPLKLLRRFIPPLRLGGVALDLSFFVLMIIVYILISVVSRL, encoded by the coding sequence ATGAGCGTGGTCTTGCAGGTGCTTTACATCGCGCTGATGTGCTTCCTCATCGTGCTGATCTTCCGGTTGGTCATGGACTACGTCTTCCAGTTCGCCCGCTCATGGCAACCCGGCAAGGCGATGGTGGTCGTTCTGGAGGCCACCTACACTGTCACTGATCCACCGCTCAAGCTTCTGCGGCGGTTCATTCCGCCGCTGCGTCTCGGGGGCGTGGCGCTCGACTTGTCCTTCTTCGTGCTGATGATCATCGTCTACATCCTGATCTCCGTCGTGAGCCGGCTGTGA
- a CDS encoding cell division protein SepF — protein MAGAMRKMAVYLGLVEDDGYDGPGFDPDDEFEPEPEPERDRRRHEPPHQSHQSQRDESVRVVQPPAPREPAAHSASLAAESGRPARIAPVASITPERQSLEKNAPVIMPKVVSEREPYRITTLHPRTYNEARTIGEHFREGTPVIMNLTEMDDTDAKRLVDFAAGLVFGLHGSIERVTQKVFLLSPANVDVTAEDKARIAEGGFFNQS, from the coding sequence ATGGCCGGCGCGATGCGCAAGATGGCGGTCTACCTCGGCCTCGTGGAGGACGACGGGTACGACGGTCCGGGGTTCGACCCCGATGACGAGTTCGAACCCGAGCCGGAACCCGAGCGCGACCGCAGGCGGCACGAACCGCCGCACCAGTCCCATCAGTCCCAACGGGACGAATCGGTACGAGTGGTGCAGCCACCCGCCCCCCGTGAACCGGCGGCCCATTCCGCTTCGCTGGCCGCGGAATCCGGACGTCCGGCACGAATCGCCCCCGTGGCATCCATCACACCTGAACGCCAGAGCCTGGAGAAGAACGCACCGGTGATCATGCCCAAGGTCGTGTCCGAGCGGGAGCCCTACCGCATCACCACATTGCACCCGCGGACCTACAACGAGGCCCGTACCATCGGGGAACACTTCCGCGAGGGCACTCCGGTGATCATGAATCTGACCGAGATGGACGACACCGACGCGAAGCGACTTGTCGACTTTGCCGCCGGTCTGGTCTTCGGGCTGCATGGCAGCATTGAGCGAGTGACGCAGAAGGTGTTCCTGTTGTCGCCTGCTAACGTCGATGTAACGGCGGAGGACAAGGCTCGCATCGCAGAGGGCGGGTTCTTCAACCAGAGCTGA
- a CDS encoding YggS family pyridoxal phosphate-dependent enzyme, with translation MTDRRTELAANLSKVEERIAAACDAAGRKREEVTLIVVTKTYPASDVRILSELGVRHVAENRDQDAAPKAAACADLPLTWHFVGQLQTNKVRSVVSYADLVQSVDRPKLVTALSTAAVRAERELGCLIQVALDAEENGRGERGGVGPGGIEELADLVAGAPGLRLDGLMTVAPLTGPYAGRQQAAFERLMEFATLMRATHPAANMVSAGMSADLEQAVAAGATHVRVGTAVLGVRPGLG, from the coding sequence ATGACGGACCGTAGGACCGAACTCGCGGCGAATCTCTCGAAGGTCGAGGAGCGCATCGCCGCCGCCTGCGACGCGGCCGGGCGCAAGCGGGAAGAAGTGACCCTGATCGTGGTCACCAAGACCTATCCGGCGAGCGATGTGCGCATCCTGTCGGAACTCGGCGTGCGCCACGTCGCGGAGAACCGCGACCAGGACGCGGCACCTAAGGCCGCCGCGTGCGCGGATCTCCCCCTCACCTGGCACTTTGTCGGTCAGTTGCAGACCAACAAGGTCCGTTCCGTGGTCAGTTATGCCGATCTGGTGCAGTCCGTGGACCGGCCCAAGCTCGTCACGGCCCTCTCGACGGCCGCGGTGCGCGCGGAGCGGGAGCTGGGCTGCCTGATCCAGGTCGCGCTCGACGCCGAGGAGAACGGCCGGGGGGAGCGCGGCGGCGTGGGCCCGGGCGGAATCGAAGAGTTGGCCGACCTCGTCGCCGGGGCGCCCGGGCTGCGGCTCGACGGTCTGATGACCGTGGCCCCGCTCACCGGACCGTACGCGGGACGGCAACAGGCGGCGTTCGAGCGGTTGATGGAATTCGCAACCCTCATGCGCGCGACTCATCCGGCTGCGAACATGGTGTCAGCAGGGATGAGTGCGGACCTCGAACAGGCCGTTGCGGCCGGGGCGACACATGTGCGCGTCGGTACGGCGGTACTCGGAGTCCGACCCGGGCTCGGGTAA
- the pgeF gene encoding peptidoglycan editing factor PgeF, which produces MSGAHFAFTDRWGGVSAVPYEELNLGGAVGDDADAVRENRTLAATSLGVDPARVVWMNQVHGRDVAVVDGPWGAGAEIPSVDAVVTARRGLALAVLTADCTPVLLADPAAGVVAAAHAGRPGMVAGVVPAAVEAMVKLGAEPGRITARTGPAVCGRCYEVPGAMRDDVAAVEPAAYAETSWGTPAVDVTAGVHAQLERLGVRDREQSPVCTLESADHFSYRRDRTTGRLAGYVWLD; this is translated from the coding sequence GTGAGCGGCGCGCACTTCGCCTTCACCGACAGGTGGGGCGGGGTGAGCGCCGTTCCGTACGAGGAGCTGAATCTCGGCGGCGCGGTCGGCGACGACGCCGACGCCGTCCGGGAGAACCGGACGCTGGCCGCCACGTCCCTCGGCGTCGACCCCGCCCGGGTCGTCTGGATGAACCAGGTGCACGGCCGCGATGTCGCCGTGGTCGACGGGCCCTGGGGCGCCGGGGCCGAGATCCCTTCCGTCGACGCGGTGGTGACCGCCCGCAGGGGCCTCGCCCTCGCCGTACTGACCGCCGACTGCACGCCCGTCCTGCTCGCCGATCCGGCCGCCGGGGTCGTGGCGGCGGCGCACGCCGGGCGCCCCGGGATGGTGGCGGGCGTCGTTCCTGCCGCCGTCGAGGCCATGGTGAAGCTCGGCGCGGAGCCGGGGCGCATCACCGCCCGCACCGGTCCCGCCGTCTGCGGGCGTTGTTACGAAGTGCCGGGGGCGATGCGCGACGACGTGGCCGCCGTCGAGCCCGCGGCGTACGCCGAGACGAGCTGGGGTACGCCGGCGGTCGACGTGACCGCGGGGGTGCACGCACAGCTGGAGCGGCTCGGGGTGCGCGACCGGGAGCAGTCGCCGGTGTGCACGCTGGAATCCGCTGACCACTTCTCGTACCGCCGCGACCGCACGACCGGTCGCCTCGCGGGCTATGTCTGGCTGGACTGA